The Clarias gariepinus isolate MV-2021 ecotype Netherlands chromosome 3, CGAR_prim_01v2, whole genome shotgun sequence DNA window tgtatatttaggacaccttcagtattgttttacagtggagaaagaaataaaaatcagaaacgaccatggagttagaaggggcgtacaaacttttgactggcactGTATTAAAGAGTGAAACACTTTTTCTGTGTTAGAGACATTAACCCTAGTGACCATACTGACTGTGAAACAGCATCAAATactcatactgtagataaataataaaaagatatttgtaacatttatagtttgtaattctctgtgtgtgtgtgtgtgtgtgtgtgtgtgtgggagtggtACACACCCTGGCAGGTAAGTCTTGCATGTGTGATAGCCGAAGTCCTTTCCGTCACACTCCTCAGTGCCGATGTGGCGGAACCCGTCTCCGCAGTAAGCCCTTCTACAGCCTTCAGGACCCATGAAGAGTACGATCAGCTCTCTGTCTCATTACACATTCAACTCTATAACTCTATAGATAACTCAATAATTTTATAACTGTATTAtactcatttttttaatttgtaaagcactatacaaataaaattaaattaaaatgatttaatgtaTAGATAAATCTATAactatagataactctataacACTACAGATAACTTTATAATGCTATAactctatagataactctataactATAGATAACTAACATTATAGATAACTCTAACTCTACAGATAACTCTATAactatagataactctataactataaataactctaactctatagataactctatagataactctataacCCTATAGATAACTTTATAATGCTATAactctatagataactctataactACAGATAACTCTAactctatagataactctataactctataaataactctataactataaataactctaactctatagataactctataactctatagataactctataactctatagataactttataactataaataactctaactctatagataactctataacactatagataactctataacaataaataactcTTACTTTATAGATAACTACTGTAACTCTACAGATAACTCTATAactatagataactctataactatagataactctaactctatagataactctataactatagataactctataactataaataactctaactctatagataactctatagataactctataactCTATAGATAACTTTATAATGCTATAactctatagataactctataactATAGATAACTTACTTTATAGATAACTCTAACTCTACAGATAACTCTATAactatagataactctataactATGGATAACTCTAACTCTACAGATAACTCTATAACTATAGATAACTCTTTAAttatagataactctataacactatagataactctataacAATGGACAACTCTTACTTTATAGATAACTCTAACTCTACAGATAACTCTATAactatagataactctataactATAGATAACTCTAACTCTTTAGATAACTCTATAactatagataactctataactataaataactctaactctatagataactctataactCTAAAGATAACTTTATAACTCTATAACTATAGATGATTCTATAACTCCATAAATAACTCTATAactatagataactctataactctatagataactctataacAATAGATAACTCTAactctatagataactctataGATATCTCTAAAGATACCTCTATAGCTATAAATCACTCTAACTCTATAGATAACTCAATAATTTTATAACTGTATTAtactcatttttttaatttgtaaagcactatacaaataaaattaaattaaaatgatttaatgtaTAGATAAATCTATAACTATAGATAACTAACTTTATAGATAACTCTAACTCTACAGATAACTCTATAactatagataactctataactataaataactctaactctatagataactctatagataactctataacCCTATAGATAACTTTATAATGCTATAactctatagataactctataacCCTATAGATAACTTTATAATGCTATAactctatagataactctataactACAGATAACTCTAactctatagataactctataactATAGATAACTCTAACTTTATAGATAACTCTAACTCTATAGATAACTCTTACTTTATAGATAACTCTAACTCTACAGATAACTCTATAactctatagataactctataactACAGATAACTCTAactctatagataactctataactctatagataactctataactataaataactctaactctatagataactctataactCTATAGATAACTTTATAACTATAAATATCTCTAACCctatagataactctataacactatagataactctataacAATAGATAATACTTACTTTATAGATAACTAACTCTACAGATAACTCTATACctatagataactctataactatagataactctaactctatagataactctataactatagataactctaactctatagataactctatagataactctataaATCTATAGATAACTTTATAATGCTATAactctatagataactctataacGATAGATAACTTACTTTATAGATAACTCTAACTCTACAGATAACTCTATAACTATAGATAACTATAACTATAGATAACTCTAACTCTTTAAATAACTCTATAACTATAGATAACTCTTTAAttatagataactctataacactatagataactctataacAATGGATAACTCTTACTTTATAGATAACTCTAACTCTACAGATAACTCTATAactatagataactctataactATAGATAACTCTAACTCTTTAGATAACTCTATAactatagataactctataactataaataactctaactctatagataactctataactCTATAGATAACTTTATAACTCTATAACTATAGATGATTCTATAACTCCATAGTTAACTCTATAactatagataactctataactctatagataactctataacAATAGATAACTCTAactctatagataactctatagataactctaAAAATACCTCTATAGCTATAGATCACTCTAACTCTATAAATAACTCTATAACTCTACAGATAACTATATAactctatagataactctataactctatagataactctatagataactctataactctatagataactctataactctatagataactctataactCTATAGATAACTTTATAGATAACTTTATAACTCTATAACTATAGATGATTCTATAACTCCATAGTTAACTCTATAactatagataactctataactctatagataactctataacAATAGATAACTCTAactctatagataactctatagataactctaAAAATACCTCTATAGCTATAGATCACTCTAACTCTATAAATAACTCTATAACTCTACAGATAACTAGATAactctatagataactctataactctatagataactctatagataactctataactctatagataactctaactctatagataactctataactctatagataactctaactctatagataactctatagataactctatacctatagataactctataactACAGATAACTCTAactctatagataactctataactatagataactctataactATAGATAACTCTAACTTTATAGATAACTCTAactctatagataactctataacAATAGATAACTCTTACTTTATAGATAACTCGAACTCTACAGATAACTCTATAactctatagataactctataactctatagataactctataactACAGATAACTCTAactctatagataactctataactctatagataactctataactataaataactctaactctatagataactctataactctatagataactttataactataaataactctaactctatagataactctataacactatagataactctataacAATAGATAATACTTACTTTATAGATAACTAACTCTACAGGTAACTCTATAactatagataactctataactatagataactctaactctatagataactctataactctatagataactctataactctatagataactctataactCTATAGATAACTTTATAGATAACTTTATAACTCTATAACTATAGATGATTCTATAACTCCATAGTTAACTCTATAactatagataactctataactctatagataactctataacAATAGATAACTCTAactctatagataactctatagataactctaAAAATACCTCTATAGCTATAGATCACTCTAACTCTATAAATAACTCTATAACTCTACAGATAACTAGATAactctatagataactctataactctatagataactctatagataactctataactctatagataactctaactctatagataactctataactctatagataactctaactctatagataactctatagataactctatacctatagataactctataactACAGATAACTCTAactctatagataactctataactatagataactctataactATAGATAACTCTAACTTTATAGATAACTCTAactctatagataactctataacAATAGATAACTCTTACTTTATAGATAACTCGAACTCTACAGATAACTCTATAactctatagataactctataactctatagataactctataactACAGATAACTCTAactctatagataactctataactctatagataactctataactataaataactctaactctatagataactctataactctatagataactttataactataaataactctaactctatagataactctataacactatagataactctataacAATAGATAATACTTACTTTATAGATAACTAACTCTACAGGTAACTCTATAactatagataactctataactatagataactctataactatagataactctaactctatagataactctataactatagataactctaactctatagataactctatagataactctataaATCTATAGATAACTTTATAATGCTATAactctatagataactctataactATAGATAACTTACTTTATAGATAACTCTAACTTTACAGATAACTCTATAactatagataactctataactATAGATAACTAACTCTTTAAATAACTCTATAACTATAGATAACTCTTTAAttatagataactctataacactatagataactctataacAATGGATAACTCTTACTTTATAGATAACTCTAACTCTACAGATAACTCTATAactatagataactctataactATAGATAACTCTAACTCTTTAGATAACTCTATAactatagataactctataactataaataactctaactctatagataactctataactCTATAGATAACTTTATAACTCTATAACTATAGATGATTCTATAACTCCATAGTTAACTCTATAactatagataactctataactctatagataactctataacAATAGATAACTCTAactctatagataactctatagataactctaAAAATACCTCTATAGCTATAGATCACTCTAACTCTATAAATAACTCTATAACTCTACAGATAACTATATAactctatagataactctataactctataactctatagataactctaactctatagataactctataactctatagataactctaactctatagataactctatagataactctataCCTATAGATAACTTTATAACTATACATAACTCTATAACTCTATTGATAACTATAATTCTACAGATAACTCTATAATGTTATAACTGTACAGATAACTCTATACCCCTTAACTCTATAGATAACTCCAAAACTTTACAGATAACTCTCTAACTCTATAATTCTGTAGAAAACTCTTTAACTCTATAGATATCTCTATAGGTAACACATGACCCACCCACACATCCATCTGTCACCACTCTGTTTCCGTCATCACACTCCTCTCCGTTTAGTGGCTGCACCTCTCCGTCCCCACACCTCCACAGTGCTCTCTTCTTCCTGTGCGTCTCGGCCAGTGGGAGCAGCTGGTGGAGGGGGAATtatgggtgggggggggtgcaAATGGGGGGTTATAATTAACTTTACTGCACTGATACACCTCTACTTAAAGTAAACACCTTTATCTAAtttaaatgttctttatttattattaatagttaCCTTGTTGTACAACAATACTGAAGAAGTTTAAAGTGTGAGATCTTCTCCTCCAAACAGTTTGAGCAATATCTCTGATACGCCTTAGTTTTTCAGTTTAACTATCGAGATTCTGATAGCGATGGAAATCTGCAGTTACCTCCCGATACCATATTAAAACgatcagtgttgggtgtaaggCGTTACAGTActcggattacttttttgatgtaatgagtaatctaacgcgctaggtccgccatttaagaacctagttatttagttatacttttaaaaatggaatccgttatttagacaatgagccagacagcagtgaaaTATAattcgttagtgtgtgtgtgtgaaagttatgggccaaactttgctgagtgatgatggtagaataattattaaGGTCTTGagtaaaacaacatgcatgaggaatcacaaaggagttttcattttctgcagtggaaaagtactcgaactagttagtttaatcagaaagtaacgctgtaatgtaactgattacattttaaagacagtaattttgtaatgtaattagttactttaaaaagtaacgtcccccaacactgatcaCCGCACATCGGTACCAATTCCATTAACGTTATGATTCTAatgtatcacaattttataaatatcccaattcaaTATTATATTTCCCccattttgttataattttaaacatttatattgttaaatgagtaattaaatgtcgcctgttccttataacattaattttctcacttaaaagtacagcatttaaacactacaaactaacttcaaatacaagagtttaacttCACACTAAGTAAAACACTGAGCAGCACGTATCTCTGTCATCCGCCATCATTATCATTTCTACACAAACTTAGCAAATGATTCACTCCTCCCACACATGATGGAAATGTCTGAATAGTTcagagagcgccacctgtaggattataaagataTGCCTCcgaagtctcaaaactcaacttgacagtGAGCAGACGGGTTGAGCGGCTGCACGGATGTGGGTGATGCGGCTTTTAGCATGCgctggtgtaagtgtgtgtaattagtgtgtgtgagactaattcactcagagtttggagaaaaaggtaGATTAGATGATTTTAACATGCATGATGTTtgataatgtaaatgtttgattTTTCTCCATAAAAACACGTTTCTGTTGCTCCACTCTGAACACTGTGCTTCTGCGCTCGGTACATTATGGCTTATATCTGAAACTGATCAGCTGATCACCGGTCACGCCCACTCAGACTGAACACCAGACGATTCTGATCACTGAGCGATCGAGCgcttcatctctattataaatgtaataaatagttCCACTTTGTGGAGTCAGTGTGTCGATAAATGAATCAGCACACAACAGACTAGTCATTTATAACAGAATCAATTTCCCCCATTTTTAGATTCTTAGTAACTTGGAAATAGATTTATAACTCGTAGCCATTACAGGTGAATCATAAACGCTTGAATGTAAAATACCCGGTTAAGAATAATCGATGATCATTGTAAGAGTTAAGAGAGGTTTTAAAAGCTGGCCAATGAGACGCCGCAGTGTAAGACCCGCCCCCACGTTACATTTATGTCAGAACTCCAAACAAAaaactgatgatttttttttcttcattttttaaattccctTTCAATTAATATATTTGGTTAACTTAATTCTGACACAAATCTAATCCCGCAGTACATTTTCCTCTGTCGCTCCTCATGTTTCTTCTGAAGGGTTTTGGTTCTGCACCTGTACTGATGGCCCGTACATGAGAAGTCTGGGTGTGCTGACCTCATGGTAATAATGGGGAATGTTGTTGCTCTTTATTTCATTACATCATTCCATCTGTGTTATTTtgtcaaaacaaaataataaataatcaaacatCAAGGAAATCCACTGAAATAGAAGAAGGTGTGTCCAGATGTTTAACTGGTAGTGTTTATGCCAAACAAGTAACATCACACTGTCGGCTCTTGTTAAAGAGCACGCTTTGGGATTCTTTCCGTCTGATGAAAGCTGAACCTGTGAAGGTGAAGCTCGGTACCTGAATCGGCTGCCATCCGTCCGTGTCTCTAAAGTACAGCGCCCTCTGCTGTTTGGAGAAAGCGAGCGTGTTATCTGTGTCCAGGTCACCGAGTTCCTTGTCAGCGTTCACCACAAAGATCTGCAGAGAGGAACTCGGCCTTCAAACGAAAGAAACTACAGCATATCTTAATACTGAGCATACACTTAACAGCCAAAAGTAAGTGCACCTCAGGGTGCTATAGTGCTATATTTAGATATGGTTCTCATGGGTGGTTGTTGTAATAATCCAGAGtatgtgtcatttttttttaattaccaaCATTAGGCTCAaccttgtttgtgtgtgtgcgtgatatTGTCATGACTTCTGGAGACGTGTTGGGATTCGTGTTGGGATTCAGATGCACCAGCTTCCTGATGAGAACttcaagctgtgtgtgtgtgtgtgcgtgtgtgaactCACTGCTGAAACCTTGGTGAACTTGTCTCTGCGCTGCAGTGATGCGCTCCCAGCACCATTGGAGTCAAACGAGCTGCAGTCACACTGTCCAGGGGGACCTGGCACCCCCGTGTCCCCCTTCTCTCCCCCCACATACAGCACTGTAACAGGACCACAGTCAGAGGTCAGACGTCTGACAGAAGCTCGTGTGAAACCTGCTGAAGTCCATCTAACCTGACATTAGGTGTGTGTCATCTAGATCCTGTGGTGATTTAGGGAACCTGATATAAATTGAACCTTGTGCTCCAAGTTCTATGGGATTTTTtctattaagtgtgtgtgtgtgtgtgtgtgtgtgtgtgtgtgtgtgtgtgtgcacacaatcattctGCTTTGGAAAAAGAGCAGTTCATAAAAATCTTCCCTGACCTTCATGCATATGATTGTTTACCTGAGGCAGGAACTCCTGGTGGTCCTGGCTGTCCGTTGGGTCCCGGAGGGCCAGGGGGTCCCATTGGTCCGACTTGTCCAGTCTCTCCCTTAGATCCCTGTTTGAAACAAACACAGAGTGACCTGTTCAACCTGTTAATGCTGAGGATCCTCCAATATGATCTCTCTACTGCAGTCTCAGGTGTTAAAACTGCAGGCCAGGAACCAAACAAAGACCTAATAGAAACCTACACTGACAGGCTAAAACACTTTGATGTCACCCTGTGTGtgcggatgtgtgtgtgtgagctcgtGTTTATTGATGTAAAGTATCTCATATTAAAGCAGGATGtcttacttacagtacattaattcGATCAATTAATCTATTACTACAATATCAATAACTGTGTCAGTGTTCACAaatttatggacctgactgtacATATGTGGATATTTAAAAGGAAATTATATCCATGCTACTCCTCACTCCACCTCGTGTAATTACAAATAGTGAGTTTTAATAGAGTAGTGGAACAATACAACTCTCTCTTTGCTTTGTCCCCCACTGTATCACCATTACGTACAGTAAACCtgaatatctttaaaaaaaaaaaaaaaaaaagttctgaggACTTAAGAGtctaaattcaataaaattatgGTAAGAAATGTTTTATCAGCAAGTGTGTGGGTAAAATTTTAAGTGGATTGTGagatgaaataatagtaagaaCTTAACTAAAGAATAAGGAGATGAAGGAAAAACTCATTTAACTTCAGCGAATTTCAGGGTTCTGGGGTCGAATcctaaatagcattaaatggaaaactAGTGCACTATATAGGGTGTACAATTCCAAAAATGGATTTAGGATTCAGCTTTGTGTTAgcagctagttagctttgtagctaagcgtTAGCCATGAACAGAACGACacggacggttcagaggcgattcagaaggacggcgtgttgtttaagacgacgTAACGTTATGAgatgtgttcttactgaaagtgcttctgtgactgggtgtgaatgtgggtttggTTAGGAAGCTGCTTTCTCCtgagtactgcggaccgtacagacctactgaCCAGCGAGGGCGAGGACACTTAAATATGTCTCCTCCTGCAAGTGATGTCAActgtttttttaactgctgcTCACACAGCACTACAAACCGCTAAGGCATGGTtaaagtaaaacacacacactatccgCCCACTTCCACCTGCATTAACACAAAGAAAACCACTATTGTCTCTGAGTACATTCTCACCTGTATACTTTCACTTCATCCACCCCTGATCACACAAAGTAGCCTGTGCCATTATTACAGGAAATCGTCCTGCACTTTATCAGGTCTAAATGTTTCTTTTGGTGGATGATGTCTATGATGATGTGTATGATTACGTGTATAATCATGTTTATGATGATGTGTATGATGATGTGTATGATTATGTGTATGATGGTGTTCATGATGATGTCTATGATAATGTTTCGGATAATGTGTATGATTATGTGTATGATGGTGTTCATGATGATGTCTATGATAATGTTTCGGATAATGTGTATGATTGTGTTCATGATGATGTGTATGATGATGTGTATGATGATGTGTATAATGATGTTCATGATGATGTGTATGACGATGTGTATGATGATGTGTATGATTATGTGTATGATTATGTGTATGATGATGTGTATGACGATGTGTATGATGATGTTCATAATGATGTTTATGATTATGTGTGGATGTGTCCAGGTTCACCTGCTTCCCTCTTTTCCCGGACCGTCCTGCAGAACCTCGCGCCCCAGTCGGACCAGCCTCTCCCTTCAGTCCCATTTCACCCTGAGACACACAAACAAGAATGAAATCCACAAAGGGAGTGATAACAGACaccacaa harbors:
- the wu:fc38h03 gene encoding acetylcholinesterase collagenic tail peptide isoform X2, which translates into the protein MALVRIGLQLQLLLYSVSGFLTTELHNQIPLPTVLAPVEVLNRFDPCCLQSPPPPPLFPPPPSARRRARVFPEYVERKRGREEDKDDVIQQCLAGPPGPPGPPGPPGQSGSPGVQGPKGDKGDLGRPGSKGHPGRPGLPGRPGSAGWPGPQGPKGEKGEPNLTGSPGMSGPVGPKGLRGFKGEKGSHGYPGAPGPKGDKGEMGLKGEAGPTGARGSAGRSGKRGKQGSKGETGQVGPMGPPGPPGPNGQPGPPGVPASVLYVGGEKGDTGVPGPPGQCDCSSFDSNGAGSASLQRRDKFTKVSAIFVVNADKELGDLDTDNTLAFSKQQRALYFRDTDGWQPIQLLPLAETHRKKRALWRCGDGEVQPLNGEECDDGNRVVTDGCVGCRRAYCGDGFRHIGTEECDGKDFGYHTCKTYLPGTYGQLRCTESCIIDSTGCKPVT